A region from the Phaenicophaeus curvirostris isolate KB17595 chromosome 3, BPBGC_Pcur_1.0, whole genome shotgun sequence genome encodes:
- the LOC138718642 gene encoding uncharacterized protein has protein sequence MIKQRAKQELPGRLGVPMAEEKPKYNCSVSEVTIVNLQAEKNPILILPGGKPGSEHRSLGFHPPSPRISEKRVPQGDKKLWPEKVKKEGALSPSLHRANEFCSTENITLKRPVKLAPLEIPVEVKEAQLKKIMSIQREAQMAAQKLMVINSFRNEPHVKRVKNLAQGEMENLQKKKLSEEAALENKDDSLPPKSSKPLGEIQIILPPETTSKLSKQPGVEEAPKTICKPLIPILQVSDEHEESNSHDNISDPCQNVSRRRFRIKHMKEQQEDHGKAKPLKVTDPSVGEGKQKSAGQRTQKTLSDASKLIENVAKKQKERGAKQGEMDEALFVRRQSIRRMALGDIIQVDED, from the coding sequence gGTGTCCCAATGGCTGAAGAAAAGCCCAAGTATAACTGTAGTGTCAGTGAAGTCACCATTGTGAACCTGCAGGCTGAGAAGAATCCCATTCTCATCTTGCCTGGAGGGAAGCCAGGAAGCGAACATAGAAGCCTTGGTTTCCATCCTCCTTCTCCAAGGATTTCAGAGAAAAGGGTACCCCAGGGAGACAAAAAATTGTGGccagaaaaggtgaaaaaagagGGGGCTTTGTCTCCCAGCCTGCATCGTGCAAATGAGTTTTGCAGCACAGAGAATATCACTCTGAAGAGGCCGGTGAAGCTGGCCCCTCTGGAGATCCCTGTGGAAGTAAAAGAAGCCCAGCTCAAAAAGATTATGAGCATCCAGAGAGAAGCCCAAATGGCTGCTCAGAAGCTTATGGTTATCAACTCCTTCCGCAATGAACCCCATGTGAAAAGGGTAAAGAACCTGGCTCAGGGGGAGATGGAAaaccttcaaaagaaaaagctgagtgAGGAGGCTGCTCTGGAGAATAAAGATGACTCCCTACCCCCTAAAAGCAGCAAACCCTTGGGagaaattcaaattattttgcctCCAGAGACAACCTCTAAGTTGAGTAAACAACCGGGAGTGGAAGAGGCTCCCAAGACAATCTGTAAGCCATTAATCCCTATTCTCCAGGTATCTGATGAGCACGAAGAGTCTAACAGCCATGATAACATCTCTGATCCTTGCCAGAATGTTTCTCGGCGCCGATTCAGAATAAAACACATGAAAGAGCAGCAGGAAGATCATGGGAAAGCCAAACCCTTAAAGGTCACAGATCCAAGTGTGGGAGAAGGCAAGCAGAAATCTGCAGGTCAACGAACACAAAAAACACTTAGTGATGCAAGCAAGCTCATTGAAAATGTGGccaaaaagcagaaggaacGAGGAGCAAAGCAGGGTGAAATGGATGAAGCCTTGTTTGTGCGGAGGCAGTCTATTCGAAGGATGGCCTTGGGAGACATCATCCAGGTGGATGAAGACTGA